One segment of Agromyces albus DNA contains the following:
- a CDS encoding sulfurtransferase, whose amino-acid sequence MSTEFDSAAKFAEYAHPERLVTTQWLAEHLGEPGLVVVESDEDVLLYETGHIPGAVKIDWHTDLNDPVVRDYVDDEEFAALLGSKGISRDSTVVIYGDKNNWWAAYALWVFTLFGHEDVRLLDGGRDLWIAEGREITTDVPQVTRVEYPVVNRDDSAIRAFKDDVLAHFGNPLIDVRSPEEYNGERTTAPAYPEESALRAGHIPTAASVPWARAAAGDGTFKTREELDAIYRAEVGLTDGDDVIAYCRIGERSSHTWFVLTHLLGFENVRNYDGSWTEWGSAVRVPIVTGAERGEVPSR is encoded by the coding sequence ATGTCCACCGAGTTCGACTCCGCAGCGAAGTTCGCCGAGTACGCCCACCCAGAGCGTCTCGTCACCACCCAGTGGCTCGCCGAACACCTCGGTGAACCCGGCCTCGTCGTGGTCGAATCCGATGAAGACGTGCTCCTCTACGAGACCGGACACATCCCGGGAGCGGTGAAGATCGACTGGCACACCGACCTCAACGACCCCGTCGTCCGCGACTACGTCGACGACGAGGAGTTCGCTGCATTGCTCGGCTCGAAGGGCATCTCGCGAGACTCGACGGTCGTCATCTACGGCGACAAGAACAACTGGTGGGCCGCATACGCCCTCTGGGTGTTCACGCTCTTCGGCCACGAAGACGTGCGCCTCCTCGACGGCGGCCGCGACCTGTGGATCGCCGAGGGCCGCGAGATCACGACCGACGTCCCTCAGGTGACGCGCGTCGAGTACCCCGTGGTGAACCGCGATGACTCCGCCATCCGCGCATTCAAGGACGACGTGCTCGCGCACTTCGGCAACCCGCTCATCGACGTGCGCTCGCCCGAGGAGTACAACGGAGAGCGCACGACTGCCCCCGCCTACCCCGAAGAGAGCGCGCTGCGCGCCGGACACATCCCCACCGCGGCATCCGTTCCGTGGGCTCGTGCGGCCGCCGGCGACGGCACGTTCAAGACGCGTGAAGAGCTCGATGCCATCTACCGCGCCGAGGTCGGCCTGACCGACGGCGACGACGTGATCGCGTACTGCCGCATCGGTGAGCGCTCGAGCCACACGTGGTTCGTGCTCACGCACCTCCTCGGCTTCGAGAACGTGCGCAACTACGACGGCTCGTGGACCGAGTGGGGCAGCGCCGTGCGCGTGCCGATCGTCACGGGCGCCGAGCGCGGCGAGGTTCCCAGCCGCTGA
- a CDS encoding SufE family protein encodes MDATTLPARLAETREDFLALDVRDRLQLLLEFSNELPSLPARYADHPDLLERVEECQSPVFIFLEVDEGLVHLYATAPPESPTTRGFASILAQGLDGLTVDEVFAIPDDYPQSLGLGEAVSPLRVRGMTGMLARTKRQLRQRLAA; translated from the coding sequence ATGGATGCCACGACCCTGCCCGCACGACTCGCCGAGACCCGCGAGGATTTCCTCGCGCTCGACGTGCGCGATCGCCTGCAGCTGCTGCTCGAGTTCTCCAACGAGCTACCTTCCCTGCCGGCGCGATACGCCGACCACCCCGACCTGCTCGAGCGGGTCGAGGAGTGCCAGTCCCCGGTGTTCATCTTCCTCGAGGTCGACGAAGGGCTCGTGCACCTCTATGCGACGGCGCCGCCCGAATCGCCGACGACCCGCGGGTTCGCTTCGATCCTCGCCCAGGGCCTCGACGGCCTCACAGTCGACGAGGTGTTCGCGATCCCCGACGACTACCCGCAGTCGCTCGGACTCGGCGAGGCCGTCTCCCCGCTGCGGGTCCGCGGCATGACGGGGATGCTCGCCCGCACCAAGCGGCAGCTGCGTCAGCGCCTCGCGGCCTGA
- a CDS encoding alpha/beta hydrolase family protein, protein MIGIAAGASALLIAGVAALTAAVTVRFARKVVIPISTREEDVRIVGVDLASGEITLAASDEARMGGRYGFWFDRDAGHARLGDVIEEEQRTVRRRIESVDFGRLERTSRGRMNASFHLGPWELDHPYENVLVDTSLGPAPAWLVPAESPSGRWVIQVHGRGATRHEALRAVEPAREAGWNSLLISYRNDGEAPESEDRRYGLGGTEWADVVAAVKFAVDHGAQHVVLMGWSMGGSIVLQAVLRSAAVRERLVGIMLDSPAIDWVDILRFQGRAEGLPNGMADAVARVLGGPFSGGLTGLAAPITFAELDPVARAEEFAVPILLMHSVDDGFVPIDGSRRFAAARPDLIEFEVFEGARHTKLWNHDPERWTNLIAGWLARRAEGVERLGDEAQIVG, encoded by the coding sequence ATGATCGGGATCGCAGCGGGAGCCTCGGCTCTCCTCATCGCCGGGGTCGCCGCCCTGACCGCGGCCGTGACGGTGCGCTTCGCGCGCAAGGTCGTGATCCCGATCTCGACTCGGGAGGAAGACGTGCGCATTGTCGGGGTCGATCTCGCGAGCGGTGAGATCACGCTCGCGGCATCCGACGAGGCCCGCATGGGCGGACGCTACGGCTTCTGGTTCGACCGTGACGCCGGACACGCCCGCTTGGGCGACGTCATCGAGGAGGAGCAGCGAACGGTGCGTCGCCGCATCGAGTCCGTCGACTTCGGGCGCCTCGAGCGCACGTCGCGTGGGCGCATGAACGCGTCGTTCCACCTCGGACCGTGGGAGCTCGACCACCCGTATGAGAACGTGCTTGTCGACACGTCGCTCGGCCCGGCGCCTGCGTGGCTGGTGCCCGCGGAATCGCCGTCGGGCCGGTGGGTGATCCAGGTGCACGGCCGGGGCGCGACGCGTCATGAGGCCCTTCGCGCGGTGGAGCCCGCGCGGGAAGCGGGGTGGAACTCCCTGCTCATCTCCTATCGGAACGACGGCGAAGCGCCCGAGAGCGAGGATCGTCGCTATGGGCTCGGTGGAACGGAGTGGGCCGACGTCGTCGCCGCCGTGAAGTTCGCGGTCGACCACGGGGCACAGCACGTGGTGCTCATGGGGTGGTCGATGGGCGGATCGATCGTGTTGCAGGCGGTGCTCCGCTCCGCTGCGGTGCGCGAGCGGCTCGTCGGCATCATGCTCGACTCGCCGGCGATCGACTGGGTCGACATCCTGAGGTTCCAGGGGCGGGCCGAGGGATTGCCGAACGGCATGGCCGATGCGGTGGCGCGTGTGCTCGGTGGACCGTTCAGCGGTGGCCTGACGGGGCTCGCAGCCCCCATCACGTTCGCCGAGCTCGACCCGGTTGCACGCGCCGAGGAGTTCGCGGTGCCGATCCTGCTCATGCACAGCGTCGACGACGGATTCGTGCCGATCGACGGTTCCCGACGATTCGCCGCCGCGCGGCCCGATCTCATCGAATTCGAGGTCTTCGAGGGTGCGCGGCACACGAAGCTCTGGAATCACGACCCCGAGCGATGGACGAATCTCATCGCAGGCTGGCTCGCGCGGCGCGCAGAGGGCGTCGAACGACTCGGCGACGAAGCGCAGATCGTCGGCTGA
- a CDS encoding DUF3000 domain-containing protein: protein MPDSAIAPPPEFAAALDSLRAASPRPELVVTEIPAPGSLAPYAVALSADVMPSRHGDDSELGTGRFVLLYDPSEPEAWGGRFRVVCFAQAPLETDIGLDPFLADVAWSWLVDALDARGARYIAASGTATKILSTGFGELARQGDGAQIELRASWTPLDSSAGAHVEGWSELLCMLAGLPPRSEGVTALPRRRSNRG from the coding sequence GTGCCCGACTCTGCGATCGCTCCGCCGCCCGAGTTCGCGGCCGCACTCGACTCGCTGCGTGCGGCCTCGCCACGTCCTGAGCTCGTGGTCACCGAGATTCCGGCGCCGGGCTCGCTCGCGCCGTACGCCGTGGCCTTGTCGGCGGATGTCATGCCGAGCCGCCACGGCGACGACTCAGAACTCGGCACCGGGCGTTTCGTGCTCCTCTACGATCCCAGTGAGCCCGAGGCGTGGGGCGGCCGGTTCCGGGTCGTGTGCTTCGCACAGGCACCCCTCGAGACCGACATCGGACTCGACCCGTTCCTCGCGGATGTCGCGTGGTCGTGGCTCGTCGACGCACTCGACGCTCGCGGCGCACGATACATCGCGGCATCCGGCACCGCGACGAAGATCCTCTCCACGGGATTCGGCGAACTCGCACGCCAGGGCGACGGTGCGCAGATCGAGTTGCGGGCCTCCTGGACCCCCCTCGATTCGTCTGCGGGCGCACATGTGGAAGGCTGGAGCGAGTTGTTGTGCATGTTGGCAGGACTGCCGCCCAGATCGGAAGGGGTGACCGCCCTTCCCCGTCGGAGGTCCAACCGTGGATGA
- a CDS encoding ribonuclease D, translated as MDEFRVIESPAEFDDAVARLAGGEGPIAVDAERASGFRYSQRAYLIQMYRRGSGTFLFDPPQIPDFSALQGAIHSDEWVLHAASQDLACLREVGLDPERIFDTELAARLLGMPRVGLASVVEELLDIRLAKEHSASDWSTRPLPESWLRYAALDVELLIDIREKLGARLDETGKADIAGQEFDAVLHKEAKPAAAEPWRRLSGIHAMRNPRNLAVARELWLTRDALASELDVAPGRLVPDASLLAAARVMPTTRRALADLREFNGRASRSELDRWWAAIERGLTTTDLPAVRVPSDSPPPPRAWAARNPEADARLRIARAGILDIAEQVEMPVENLLTPDHLRRVAWSPPAEVTAEAIGEVLAKLGARPWQIEATSQTIADAFVEAAQTVEDAATSVS; from the coding sequence GTGGATGAATTCCGGGTGATCGAGTCTCCCGCCGAGTTCGATGACGCCGTCGCGCGTCTCGCCGGCGGCGAGGGTCCGATCGCCGTCGACGCCGAGCGCGCGAGCGGTTTCCGCTATTCACAGCGCGCCTACCTCATTCAGATGTATCGCCGCGGATCCGGGACGTTCCTCTTCGATCCGCCGCAGATCCCCGACTTCTCGGCCCTCCAGGGCGCCATCCACTCCGATGAATGGGTGCTGCACGCGGCGAGCCAAGACCTTGCATGCCTCCGTGAGGTCGGCCTCGATCCCGAGCGCATCTTCGATACCGAGCTCGCCGCGAGACTGCTCGGGATGCCGCGCGTCGGGCTCGCCTCGGTCGTCGAGGAGCTCCTCGACATCCGGCTCGCGAAGGAGCATTCGGCATCCGACTGGTCGACCCGGCCGTTGCCCGAGTCGTGGCTCCGCTACGCGGCGCTCGACGTCGAGCTGCTCATCGACATCCGCGAGAAGCTCGGCGCACGTCTCGACGAGACCGGCAAGGCCGACATCGCCGGGCAGGAGTTCGACGCCGTGCTGCACAAAGAGGCGAAGCCCGCGGCGGCCGAGCCGTGGCGACGACTCTCGGGCATCCACGCGATGCGGAACCCCCGCAACCTGGCGGTCGCGCGCGAGCTGTGGCTGACACGTGATGCGCTCGCCTCCGAGCTCGACGTGGCACCGGGCCGCCTGGTTCCGGATGCCTCCCTGCTGGCCGCGGCCCGCGTGATGCCGACGACCCGACGCGCCCTCGCCGACCTCCGCGAGTTCAACGGGCGAGCGAGCCGCTCCGAGTTGGATCGCTGGTGGGCGGCCATCGAGCGCGGCCTCACGACCACCGACCTGCCGGCTGTGCGCGTGCCGAGCGACTCACCACCTCCGCCGCGCGCCTGGGCGGCGCGCAACCCCGAGGCCGACGCGCGGCTTCGCATCGCACGTGCCGGGATCCTCGACATCGCCGAGCAGGTCGAGATGCCGGTCGAGAACCTGCTCACTCCCGACCACTTGCGTCGCGTCGCGTGGAGCCCGCCCGCCGAGGTCACGGCTGAGGCCATCGGCGAGGTGCTCGCGAAGCTCGGCGCCCGACCGTGGCAGATTGAGGCAACCTCACAGACAATCGCCGATGCCTTTGTCGAGGCGGCACAAACCGTCGAGGACGCCGCGACGAGCGTTTCGTAG
- a CDS encoding thiolase family protein, whose amino-acid sequence MADQAEVVFVDGVRTPFGKAGDKGMYWNTRADDLVVKAIVALLERNPNVPKERIDDVAIAATTQTGDQGLTIGRTAALLAGLPKTVPGFSIDRMCAGAMTATAMISGSIGYGMYDLAIAGGVEHMGHHPMGSGVDPNPRFLSERLVGEDALVMGATAERIHDRFPQLTKERSDRYAMASQQKTAAAYAAGKIQQDLVPIAIRTEEGWGLATRDEMMRPETTLEGLATLKTPFRPHGRITAGNASGLNDGATAAILASGTAAKELGLTPKMKLVSFAFAGVDPEIMGIGPIPATEKALRKAGLSIDDIDLFEMNEAFAVQVLSFLDHYGIADDDTRVNPWGGAIAVGHPLASSGVRLMNQLASQFTERPDVRYGITSMCVGLGQGGTMIWENPNFHKKAKKARG is encoded by the coding sequence GTGGCTGATCAAGCTGAAGTCGTGTTCGTCGACGGGGTCCGCACCCCGTTCGGCAAGGCCGGCGACAAGGGCATGTACTGGAACACCCGAGCCGATGACCTCGTCGTGAAGGCGATCGTCGCGCTCCTCGAACGCAACCCGAACGTGCCGAAGGAACGCATCGACGACGTCGCGATCGCGGCCACGACGCAGACCGGCGACCAGGGCCTGACCATCGGTCGTACGGCGGCGCTGCTCGCAGGGCTCCCGAAGACCGTGCCGGGCTTCTCCATCGACCGCATGTGCGCCGGCGCCATGACGGCCACCGCGATGATATCGGGGTCGATCGGGTACGGCATGTACGACCTCGCCATCGCGGGCGGCGTCGAGCACATGGGCCACCACCCCATGGGCTCGGGCGTCGACCCGAATCCACGCTTCCTGAGCGAGCGCCTCGTGGGCGAAGACGCCCTCGTGATGGGCGCGACGGCCGAGCGCATCCACGACCGGTTCCCGCAGCTCACGAAGGAGCGAAGCGACCGGTATGCGATGGCGAGCCAGCAGAAGACGGCTGCCGCGTACGCCGCCGGCAAGATCCAGCAGGACCTCGTGCCGATCGCGATCCGCACCGAGGAGGGCTGGGGCCTCGCCACGCGTGACGAGATGATGCGCCCCGAGACGACGCTCGAGGGCCTCGCCACGCTGAAGACGCCGTTCCGTCCGCACGGCCGCATCACTGCGGGCAACGCCTCGGGCCTGAACGACGGCGCGACGGCGGCGATCCTCGCCTCCGGCACCGCGGCGAAGGAGCTCGGACTGACGCCGAAGATGAAGCTCGTGAGCTTCGCCTTCGCCGGAGTCGACCCCGAGATCATGGGCATCGGCCCCATTCCCGCCACCGAGAAGGCGCTGCGCAAGGCGGGCCTCTCCATCGACGACATCGACCTCTTCGAGATGAACGAGGCGTTCGCGGTGCAGGTGCTCTCGTTCCTCGATCACTACGGCATCGCCGACGACGACACCCGGGTCAACCCGTGGGGCGGTGCGATCGCGGTGGGGCATCCGCTCGCCTCCTCGGGCGTACGCCTCATGAACCAGCTCGCGAGCCAGTTCACCGAGCGCCCCGATGTGCGCTACGGCATCACGAGCATGTGCGTCGGTCTCGGCCAGGGCGGCACCATGATCTGGGAGAACCCGAACTTCCACAAGAAGGCGAAGAAGGCCCGCGGATGA
- a CDS encoding 3-hydroxyacyl-CoA dehydrogenase NAD-binding domain-containing protein, whose amino-acid sequence MTDYTTIDFDSLAALSDDEVVTRSFVRDIPLSGGKTLALVTLDNGRDHTRPNTLGPVSLLEYAKTLDALKARASAGEIHAVAVTGKPFILAAGADLTKVAEIPDAETARKMGQLGHYALGKASELGVPSFAFINGLALGGGLEIALNADYRTVDASVPAVALPEVFLGLIPGWGGAYLLPNLIGIENALKVVIENPLKQNRTLKASDVLELGIADALFPAVSFLEDSIRWAEGVVSGRIKVKRPNEPGKVERLVKWDVAIGIASKMLKSRIGSVPKSPYVALDLLKAAKNSTKAEAFAREDEALAELIAGDQLQASVYAFNLVQKRAKRPAGAPDKALAKKVTKVGVLGAGYMASQLALLFVRRLRVPVVITDLDQERVDKGVAHITDEIDALLGKGRISPDEANRLKALVTGTTDKADFADCDWVIEAVFEELEIKQSVFAEVEQFVSPEAVLATNTSSLSVEQIGAKLKHPERVVGFHFFTPVAVMPLIEVVKTPHTDDATLSTAMVTAKNLKKNAVISADTPGFVVNRVLAKLLGEAMYAVDNGTSFEVVDEAIAPLGLPMPPSQLLDLVGLKVGAHVLDTHHAAFPDRFYRSENLHKLADYGKLLDKDDKGKVKGFDKDALKLVSGGKNPLTADEILNRLQDGLADEVHRMLDDGVVEAPEDIDLCMLLGAGFPFQMGGVTPYLDRVGASERVFGDTFHHPPIKGVGA is encoded by the coding sequence ATGACCGACTACACGACCATCGACTTCGATTCGCTCGCCGCCCTCTCCGACGACGAGGTGGTCACGCGCTCGTTCGTGCGCGACATCCCCCTCTCCGGCGGCAAGACGCTCGCCCTCGTCACGCTCGACAACGGACGCGACCACACTCGGCCGAACACCCTCGGCCCGGTCTCGCTGCTCGAGTACGCGAAGACGCTCGACGCCCTGAAGGCGCGTGCCTCGGCGGGCGAGATCCACGCCGTGGCGGTGACCGGCAAGCCGTTCATCCTCGCCGCGGGCGCCGACCTCACCAAGGTCGCCGAGATCCCCGACGCCGAGACCGCCCGCAAGATGGGACAGCTCGGGCACTACGCGCTCGGCAAGGCCTCTGAACTCGGCGTGCCGTCGTTCGCCTTCATCAATGGCCTCGCGCTCGGCGGCGGTCTCGAGATCGCACTGAACGCCGACTACCGCACGGTGGATGCCTCGGTTCCGGCCGTCGCGCTTCCCGAGGTGTTCCTCGGGCTCATCCCGGGTTGGGGCGGCGCCTACCTGCTGCCGAACCTCATCGGCATCGAGAATGCGCTGAAGGTCGTCATCGAGAACCCGCTGAAGCAGAACCGCACGCTGAAGGCGTCGGATGTGCTCGAGCTCGGCATCGCCGACGCACTGTTCCCGGCGGTGAGCTTCCTCGAGGACTCGATCAGGTGGGCAGAAGGGGTCGTGTCCGGCCGCATCAAGGTCAAGCGCCCGAACGAGCCCGGCAAGGTCGAGCGGCTCGTGAAGTGGGATGTCGCGATCGGCATCGCCTCGAAGATGCTGAAGAGCCGCATCGGATCAGTGCCGAAATCGCCCTACGTCGCCCTCGACCTGCTGAAGGCCGCGAAGAACAGCACGAAGGCCGAGGCGTTCGCGCGTGAAGACGAGGCGCTCGCCGAACTCATCGCGGGCGACCAGCTCCAGGCATCCGTCTACGCCTTCAATCTCGTGCAGAAGCGCGCGAAGCGGCCCGCCGGCGCGCCCGACAAGGCGCTCGCGAAGAAGGTCACGAAGGTCGGCGTGCTCGGCGCCGGATACATGGCGAGCCAGCTCGCTCTGCTGTTCGTGCGCCGTCTGCGGGTTCCGGTCGTCATCACCGACCTCGACCAGGAGCGCGTCGACAAGGGTGTCGCCCACATCACCGACGAGATCGACGCCCTCCTCGGCAAGGGCCGCATCTCCCCCGATGAGGCGAACCGGTTGAAGGCACTTGTCACCGGCACCACCGACAAGGCCGATTTCGCGGACTGCGACTGGGTGATCGAGGCGGTCTTCGAGGAGCTCGAGATCAAGCAGAGCGTGTTCGCCGAGGTGGAGCAGTTCGTCTCCCCCGAAGCCGTGCTCGCCACGAACACGTCGTCGCTCTCGGTCGAGCAGATCGGGGCGAAGCTCAAGCATCCCGAGCGCGTCGTCGGATTCCACTTCTTCACGCCCGTCGCGGTCATGCCGCTCATCGAGGTCGTGAAGACCCCGCACACCGATGACGCGACGCTGTCGACCGCGATGGTCACAGCGAAGAACCTGAAGAAGAACGCCGTGATCAGCGCCGATACTCCCGGTTTCGTGGTCAATCGCGTGCTCGCGAAGCTCCTCGGCGAGGCGATGTACGCCGTCGACAACGGCACCTCGTTCGAGGTCGTCGACGAGGCCATCGCGCCGCTCGGGCTGCCGATGCCTCCGTCGCAGCTGCTCGACCTCGTGGGACTCAAGGTCGGCGCTCACGTGCTCGACACTCACCACGCGGCATTCCCCGACCGGTTCTACCGCAGCGAGAACCTGCACAAGCTCGCCGACTACGGCAAGCTCCTCGACAAAGACGACAAGGGCAAGGTCAAGGGCTTCGACAAGGACGCGCTGAAGCTCGTGTCGGGCGGCAAGAACCCGTTGACGGCCGATGAGATCCTCAACCGCCTGCAAGACGGCCTCGCCGACGAGGTGCACCGCATGCTCGACGACGGCGTCGTCGAGGCGCCCGAGGACATCGACCTCTGCATGCTCCTCGGCGCGGGCTTCCCGTTCCAGATGGGTGGCGTGACGCCCTACCTCGACCGCGTGGGTGCGAGCGAACGGGTCTTCGGCGACACGTTCCACCACCCGCCGATCAAGGGTGTCGGCGCGTAG
- the dxs gene encoding 1-deoxy-D-xylulose-5-phosphate synthase — MTLLETISGPRDLDALSTEQLEQLAREIREYLVASVSQTGGHLGPNLGVVELTIAMHRVFDSPRDAIVFDTGHQSYVHKLLTGRRDLSTLRQTGGLAGYPQRSESEHDIVESSHASSSLSWADGISKAFEMTGQHDRHVIAVVGDGALTGGMTWEALNNISDDNTRKLIVIVNDNGRSYAPTIGGMARFLNTVRTKQTYRNLHLSSRRAFDRLGEPARAFYRGVRGGLHGFLSRFTGNEALYSNLDIKYIGPIDGHDEHAMEAALRQAREYGAPVIVHAITDKGRGYEPALRDAADQFHAVGQIDPETGESLEPASSPSWTNVFADELVNLAEHNERLVGITAAMLRPTGLHRMAERFPTRVFDVGIAEQHAATSAAGLAFGGLHPVVAVYATFINRAFDQVLMDVALHKAGVTFVLDRAGVTGPDGPSHHGVWDLSILQVVPGIRIAAPRDSVRLAEELAEAVAVNDGPTVLRFPKGTVGVDYDALRRTDDGVDVLAESGRNDVLIVTVGPMAGIGLAVAERLEAQGIGATVIDPRWVVPVPRSLIDLAAEHRIVVSIEDGIRVGGIGTRIRQDLRQAGVDTAVTEVGLPDEFLDHGSRADILDRVGLTPQHIARDVTAMVLGSKLPHARGVSTDTGSTTVRAGSGDR; from the coding sequence ATGACCCTGCTCGAGACCATCTCCGGACCGCGAGACCTCGATGCGCTGAGTACCGAACAGCTTGAGCAACTCGCACGCGAGATTCGCGAGTATCTCGTGGCATCCGTGTCGCAGACCGGGGGTCACCTCGGCCCGAACCTGGGCGTCGTCGAGCTCACGATCGCCATGCACCGGGTCTTCGACTCGCCGCGCGATGCGATCGTCTTCGACACCGGGCACCAGTCGTACGTGCACAAGCTCCTCACAGGACGCAGAGACCTCTCGACACTTCGCCAGACCGGTGGCCTCGCGGGCTATCCGCAGCGCTCGGAGTCCGAACACGACATCGTCGAGAGCTCGCACGCGTCGAGCTCGCTGTCATGGGCCGACGGCATCTCGAAGGCGTTCGAGATGACCGGGCAGCACGACCGGCACGTCATCGCCGTCGTCGGCGACGGTGCCCTCACTGGCGGCATGACGTGGGAGGCGCTCAACAACATCTCCGACGACAACACGCGCAAGCTCATCGTCATCGTCAACGACAACGGACGCTCGTACGCTCCGACCATCGGCGGCATGGCGCGGTTCCTCAACACCGTGCGCACGAAGCAGACCTACCGCAACCTGCACCTGTCGAGCCGTCGGGCGTTCGATCGCCTCGGCGAGCCCGCGCGTGCCTTCTACCGCGGTGTGCGAGGCGGCCTGCACGGGTTCCTCAGCCGTTTCACTGGCAACGAAGCGCTCTACTCGAACCTCGACATCAAGTACATCGGCCCGATCGACGGCCACGACGAGCACGCGATGGAAGCCGCACTGCGCCAGGCGCGCGAGTACGGCGCTCCCGTGATCGTGCACGCCATCACCGACAAGGGCCGCGGCTACGAGCCCGCGCTCCGCGACGCCGCCGACCAGTTCCACGCCGTCGGCCAGATCGATCCCGAGACGGGCGAGTCCCTCGAGCCGGCGTCGTCGCCGTCGTGGACCAATGTCTTCGCCGACGAGCTCGTGAACCTGGCCGAGCACAACGAGCGGCTCGTCGGCATCACGGCGGCGATGCTGCGACCCACCGGCTTGCACCGCATGGCGGAGCGCTTCCCGACCCGCGTCTTCGACGTCGGCATCGCCGAGCAGCACGCCGCCACGTCGGCGGCCGGGCTCGCGTTCGGCGGGCTGCATCCCGTCGTCGCCGTCTACGCGACCTTCATCAATCGTGCGTTCGACCAGGTGCTGATGGATGTCGCGCTGCACAAGGCGGGCGTGACGTTCGTGCTCGACCGAGCCGGCGTCACCGGTCCCGACGGGCCGAGCCATCACGGCGTATGGGACCTCTCGATCCTGCAGGTGGTTCCGGGTATCCGCATCGCGGCGCCGCGAGACTCCGTGCGCCTCGCGGAAGAGCTCGCCGAGGCGGTCGCCGTCAATGACGGGCCGACCGTGCTGCGGTTCCCCAAGGGCACCGTCGGCGTCGACTACGACGCGTTGCGCCGCACCGACGACGGTGTCGACGTGCTCGCCGAATCGGGCCGCAACGACGTGCTCATCGTCACGGTCGGACCGATGGCCGGCATCGGCCTCGCGGTCGCCGAACGACTCGAAGCGCAAGGCATCGGTGCGACCGTCATCGACCCGCGGTGGGTGGTGCCCGTACCTCGAAGCCTCATCGACCTCGCCGCCGAGCACCGCATCGTCGTGAGCATCGAAGACGGCATCCGCGTCGGCGGCATCGGCACCCGCATCCGTCAAGACCTGCGCCAGGCCGGCGTCGACACCGCGGTGACCGAGGTCGGGCTGCCCGACGAGTTCCTCGACCACGGGTCGCGCGCCGACATCCTCGACCGCGTCGGCCTCACGCCGCAGCACATCGCGCGCGACGTCACGGCCATGGTGCTCGGCTCGAAGCTCCCGCACGCCCGCGGCGTGTCGACCGACACCGGATCCACCACCGTGCGCGCAGGCTCCGGCGACCGCTGA
- a CDS encoding GNAT family N-acetyltransferase: MAVVRDDFSATALADAIEENGAEFLMTMGRAGGGEERDDDKLRWTIGGSPIDYHNAVVAANLDAAGADAAIAASLAAMRAHRVPGSWHLGPGMSPVDLGGRLVDRGFIHAGDDIGMAVELHELRPLQLPAGLAISRVRTPDDLAAWVATLGKGFGESPKEAEWVGEIFATLGLEHASWRHYLGRLDGEPVATATLFLGAGVAGIYFVFTVPEARNRGIGAALTMAPLLEARALGYRISVLGASMMGESVYRRLGFREYCRIGLFEWREA, from the coding sequence ATGGCAGTTGTGCGAGATGATTTCTCGGCCACTGCGCTGGCCGACGCCATCGAGGAGAACGGCGCCGAATTCCTCATGACCATGGGTCGCGCCGGCGGCGGTGAGGAGCGAGACGACGACAAGCTGCGCTGGACCATCGGAGGCTCGCCCATCGACTACCACAACGCCGTGGTTGCGGCGAACCTCGATGCCGCCGGCGCCGATGCCGCGATCGCGGCTTCTCTCGCCGCGATGCGGGCCCATCGCGTGCCGGGAAGCTGGCATCTGGGGCCGGGTATGAGCCCCGTCGATCTCGGCGGGCGGCTGGTGGACCGCGGCTTCATTCATGCCGGCGACGATATCGGCATGGCCGTCGAGCTCCATGAACTGCGGCCTTTGCAACTGCCCGCCGGCCTCGCGATCAGCCGTGTCCGGACGCCTGACGATCTCGCGGCCTGGGTGGCGACCCTTGGCAAGGGGTTCGGTGAAAGTCCGAAGGAGGCGGAATGGGTCGGGGAGATCTTTGCGACCCTCGGCCTCGAACACGCTTCGTGGCGCCACTATCTGGGCCGGCTCGACGGCGAGCCGGTCGCCACTGCAACCCTGTTCCTCGGCGCCGGCGTCGCCGGCATCTACTTCGTCTTCACCGTGCCCGAAGCCCGGAACCGGGGGATCGGTGCAGCCCTGACCATGGCGCCGCTGCTCGAGGCACGGGCGCTGGGCTACCGCATCAGCGTCCTCGGAGCCTCCATGATGGGCGAGTCGGTCTATCGCCGTCTCGGCTTCCGGGAATACTGTCGCATCGGGTTGTTCGAGTGGCGGGAGGCGTAA